The Xiphias gladius isolate SHS-SW01 ecotype Sanya breed wild chromosome 7, ASM1685928v1, whole genome shotgun sequence genome window below encodes:
- the si:ch211-105f12.2 gene encoding RIMS-binding protein 2-like, whose translation METSLELDVLIYPNEVRIATPEDLREWELETASQVSIPTVRLFVALYPYNPAAMSPNPETAAEELPFVPGQIIKVFGDKDSDGFYHGESGGLSGYVPGNMVAEIPVADEYLKHLLMQQGFLPVDHAGMSLTPDLSDVASIPDDVVVRRMVALFDYDPWENSPNMDSEVELGFHSGDIIYVFGDMDQDGFYYGDLHGRRGLVPSNFLQQLGWD comes from the exons ATGGAGACAAGTCTGGAGCTGGACGTTTTGATATACCCGAATGAAGTGAGGATCGCTACTCCGGAGGATCTCAGGGAATGGGAGCTTGAGACTGCGAGCCAGGTGTCCATTCCCACCGTCCGACTCTTTGTGGCGCTCTACCCATACAACCCCGCGGCCATGTCTCCCAACCCCGAGACAGCTGCGGAGGAGCTACCTTTTGTGCCGGGCCAGATCATCAAG GTGTTCGGAGACAAAGACTCCGACGGTTTCTACCACGGGGAGTCCGGTGGTCTCTCCGGTTATGTGCCGGGTAACATGGTGGCTGAGATCCCAGTGGCCGATGAGTACCTGAAGCATCTGCTCATGCAGCAGGGATTCCTCCCCGTGGACCACGCAG GTATGTCTTTAACGCCAGATTTGAGCGACGTAGCCAGTATCCCTGATGATGTGGTCGTTCGAAGAATGGTGGCCTTATTTGACTATGACCCTTGGGAAAATTCGCCAAACATGGACAGCGAA GTTGAACTTGGCTTTCATTCAGGAGACATCATATATGTGTTTGGTGACATGGATCAAGATGGATTTTACTAT GGGGATCTGCACGGACGACGAGGTTTGGTCCCATCAAACTTCCTGCAGCAGCTAGGCTGGGATTAG
- the ywhag2 gene encoding 14-3-3 protein gamma-B: MVDREQLVQKARLAEQAERYDDMAAAMKSVTELNEALSNEERNLLSVAYKNVVGARRSSWRVISSIEQKTSADGNEKKIEMVRAYREKIEKELEAVCQDVLNLLDNFLIKNCSDTQHESKVFYLKMKGDYYRYLAEVATGEKRATVVESSEKAYNEAHEISKEHMQPTHPIRLGLALNYSVFYYEIQNAPEQACHLAKTAFDDAIAELDTLNEDSYKDSTLIMQLLRDNLTLWTSDQQDDEGGEGNN, encoded by the exons ATGGTCGATCGCGAGCAGCTGGTGCAGAAAGCCAGGCTGGCCGAACAGGCTGAGAGATACGATGATATGGCAGCTGCCATGAAATCG GTAACAGAACTGAACGAGGCCCTGTCCAACGAGGAGAGGAACCTCTTGTCTGTCGCCTACAAGAACGTGGTCGGGGCACGCCGCTCCTCCTGGAGGGTGATCTCCAGCATTGAGCAGAAGACCTCGGCCGACGGCAATGAGAAGAAGATTGAGATGGTCAGGGCCTACCGGGAGAAGATTGAGAAGGAGCTGGAGGCTGTGTGCCAGGACGTGCTCAACCTCCTGGACAACTTCCTGATCAAGAACTGCAGCGACACCCAGCACGAGAGCAAGGTGTTCTACCTGAAGATGAAGGGCGACTACTACCGGTACCTGGCCGAGGTGGCCACGGGAGAGAAGAGAGCTACCGTGGTGGAGTCGTCGGAGAAGGCCTACAACGAGGCCCACGAGATCAGCAAGGAGCACATGCAGCCCACCCACCCCATCCGCCTGGGCTTAGCTCTCAACTACTCTGTGTTTTACTACGAGATCCAGAACGCCCCAGAGCAGGCCTGTCATCTGGCCAAGACCGCCTTCGACGACGCCATCGCCGAGCTCGACACCCTCAACGAGGACTCCTACAAAGACTCCACTCTCATCATGCAGCTGCTCCGAGACAACTTGACACTGTGGACAAGTGACCAGCAGGATGACGAGGGAGGGGAGGGCAACAATTAA